The DNA region GCGATCCCCTGTAGTACGAGCCGGACCGAGGGGGTAAGCGGGGGCAAACATACGGTGTCCACGGAAAAGTATATCCTGTCAGAAATCAACGGGCAATTGATAGAAAATAATAAGGAATTAAACGTCTTTGAAGACCTGACGATTAAAGGTTCCGTGGGTTACGCCACGGGAAATATTATTTTCCCCGGGGATATTACCATAAACGGCACGGTTGCCGACGGGTTCAAGATTTATTCCGGCGGATCGGTAACCATAAAACAGACCCTTGATGCGACGGAGGTGAACACCAAGGGGGATCTGATCGTATCCGGGGGCATCATAGGCCGGGGCCGGGGCTTTTTAAAGGTCGGCGGCGCCATGAGAACCAAATTTATCCAGAACTGCCGGGCTGCGTGCAGGAAAACTATCACCGTTGACTCAGAGATTAACAATTCCAGTATCTACACTATGGAAACCCTGGAAATGGGGGATAAGGGTAGAATACTGGGGGGCGAAGTATACGCCATCCACGGAATTAAGGCCGGGGGCATCGGAAAAAACGCAGGAAAGGCAACCCGCATACACTGCGGCATTGATTTTACCCTCCAGAAAGATAAGGAAAACTGTAACAATACATTACGGCTTTTGGCGGAAAAGCTGGGGAAACTCAGGGAGCTGATGGCGGTTCCGGAATCAGACCCGGAAAAGCAGACAAAAATGGAAGAACTCTTACATCGCCTTGAGGATGAGCAAAAAAAGAACACCCTCCAAATTGGAAACCTCATGGGCAGGATCAATACGGATGAAAACGCCGTAGTGGAAGTGTCCGGGGAAATCGCCCCGGGGACCCTTATTGAAATTTGCGAAATTGCCCTGTTCGTTGCCGAACCCCTGAAGCGGGTCAGAATCAGGCTGGATAAACCCGGTGGCAAATTGGTACACGAGCCCTTCTAAATCTTTTCCTGACAAAAGGTATCTTTTTCAAAATGTATTGTTAAAAATCCGTTTTAATGTTATTATTTTTGTATGTATTCTTATGATGGTCGCCTAATGGGACCGCAGATAGGCCTTTTACGAGCTATTGGGAGACTGTGATGTATAGTACTGGTTTAGCCTATTTGCTTTGGCTCGTTTCCGGTTTTGGCGCCCTGGGGTTTCACCGCTTTTACCTGGGGAAGATCCCCACAGGGCTCCTCTGGATGTGTACCGGCGGCCTGGGTATGGTCGGTTCTATTTATGACTTTTTTACCCTTCCCGGCCAGGTGAGGGAGGCGAATCTCCGGGATGCCCTGTTTGGCCGGCCCTCCCGGTCTATACACGGAGGGCAAAACTGGCGCACTGTCAGTGATGGACAGGCCAGGATAGTCCGGGAAAAGGAAACCGTGGAACGGACCATACTGCGGCTTGCAAAGCAGAACAAGGGTATCTTAACTGCCAGCGAAGTGGCCCTGGAAGCGAATATTTCCATGGACGATGCAAAGAAGGTTCTGGATACCCTGGTCAACAAGGGCTTTGCGGAACTGCGGGTCCGCCAGTCCGGTACCCTGGTCTATACCCTTCCGGAGCTGATGGACTCCGATTCCCCTCTGGAAGATTTTTAAGGACTACTCCTTAAGCACCACCTCGGTGCGTCCGAATCCGCCCAACTCCGGGCGGGAGAAATAGTAATCCGCTACCATGGGCTGATTTTTCAGGAACTCGTGCACCCCCCGCTGGAGTATACCGTCCCCCTTGCCATGGACCACCGCAAATTCGTGGAGCCCCGTCATGGCTGCGGCGTCGATCTGCCGTTCCAGGGTGGCCAGGGCCTCCTCCAGGCGCATACCCAGCAGGGACAATTCCATAAACGCCTGGGGCGCAGCGGCGTATTCCACCGGGGCGATGAGGGGCTTTCTAGCTTCTGCGGGCCGGGCAATAGGGATAAGGTCCTGCTCGTTGAAGGTCATTTTCAGGGAGCCCAGTTCCACAACCCAGGCGCCTTTTTTTGCGGACCGGAGCACGGTTCCCCGGCTGCGCTGCTCACCGGCCAGAACCTCTGTCCCCGGCCCTAAGGCGGGCGCTTCTTTGCCCCCTTGCCCGGTAGCAGATGCCCCCGGCCCTGTTCCCGGTACGCCGGCGTTTTCTGCGCCCTTCCGTCCGGCGTTTCTGCGGGTTTTTCTGTTCCCCGTTTCCAGGGCTTCTCTGCCGTAGGTTTCCTCCAGGCGCCGCCGTTCACCGGAAAGGGCGGATTCTTCAGTCTCCAGGGCGGTCTCTTCGGCATTCACCGCTTCCTCCAGGGCGCGGAGGAATTCCTTTACCTTCAGGGTTTTATCCCGGGAAAGTTCCCCTTCCTTTACCTCCCGGACCAGGTTCTCCAGGGTCTTGCGGCTTTCGCTTAAAAGTTCCCGAAATTTGCCCATACCCCCGGACTTTATTTCCAGTTCCTTTTGCCTGAGCCTGAGTTCTTTCAGATCCGCAGCCCGGCGTTCTTCCCGGAGCCGGGTCTCCTCCTCCTGCCGCTCTTCATGGGCGGCGGCCAGTTCCCGGTGCTTTTCCTTGAGCCCCCGTATGAGGGCCGACACGTCCGCCCGCTCCTCCGCCAGATAGCCCCGGGCGCCCCGCACCATGGCTTCGGGTAGGCCATTGCGGGCAGCAATATCCACGGCCCGGCTTTCACCAGGAACACCCATGACAATACGGTAGGTGGGGGACAGGGTACGGCTGTCAAAGTCCACCGAGGCGTTCTCTACACCCTCCCTGGTATAGCCGTAATTTTTAAGCATCCCGTGATGGGTGGTGACCAGGAGCCGAACTTTTTTTTCGATCAGGTAATCCAGGATTGCCATGGCGATGGCGCTCCCTTCCTCGGGGTCTGTGCCGGAACCCAGTTCGTCCAGCAGGACCAGGGAACGCCCGGTTACCGAAGCGGTGATGGCGGCGATATTGGTCATGTGGGCAGAGAAGGTAGACAGGGACTGGCTCAAGGACTGCTCGTCCCCGATGTCGGCGTAGATGCCGTCAAACACCGGAAGCGCCGTACCTTCTCCTGAGGGCAGGGCAAGGCCGGACTGGTTCATCAGGGCAAAGAGCCCCACAGTTTTCAGGGCCACCGTTTTGCCCCCCGTGTTGGGCCCGGTGATGATCACGGTCCGGATCGTCCCGTCCATGAGAAAATCTATGGGAACTGCGGCGGAACCCAACAAGGGGTGCCGGGCCTGCTTCAGGGCAACCATGTCGCCGCCTTCATCGCCGCTGCTGTCCAGGGCGAATACCCCCCGGGTTTCCCGGGCATGGTGGGCACGGGCACGTATGGTTTCCAGTTCCACTATTTTTGTATGAAAAACCCCGAGAATTTCCCGTGATTCCGCCAGCCTGGCGGTCATTTCCCGCAAAACCCGCCGTATCTCCGCTTCCAAGCGCCGCTGTTCTATGAGGAGTTCGTTGTTTTTTTCCACCACTTCTTCAGGCTCAACAAAAATGGTTTGCCCGGAAGATGAAACCTCATGGACTATGCCCCGTATACGGCTTCGGTAATTGGCCTTCACTGCCAGTACCATACGACCGTCCCGCTGGGAGGGGATGGCCGATTGGAGCATACGCCGCTTGTCCTCATTTCCCGTATACCGGGAACCAGCGTTTTCCAGATCCCGGGTAATGCCCTGGATACGCCGTTTTATTTCCCGGAACTCCGGTAAATCCCGTAGCTTTCCATCCCGGTCCAGCACCCGGAATACTTCCCTGGATACGGCGGAACAATCTGGTATGAGCAAACACAGGGCTTGCAGGGGAGTAGCAGCTTTGGTATCTATATATGTATCTTTTTTTATACTGTTTAAAGTCTCGGGCTCAAGACGAGTACTTCTACCTTGATTGTTATAATATTTTATACTACCTAAAGTCGATGTTTTATTTCCATGCCCCAAAGAACCTTTTGTATGGATAGTATTATTTTTTATACTATTTAAAGTAATTTCTTCACTTCCCTTTATAAGCCAGGATTTTAGGGCTTCTCCTTGTTCCACAAAAAGTCCCAGGGCATAGGCTTCTTCCAATTCCAGGCAGGTCCCCTCTACTTCCAGAGCGGGGAGTATGGTTCCTATGCTTGGGATACTGCCCCGCTTTTCCTCGTCGCCGGAATTGATCCGGTCCAAGGTTTCCTGTACCTGGGCTTTCAGATGCGTCACCTCATCCCGGTCAATGACAGGCCTGGTTTGCAGTATCAAGTCCGCAGCCTCCTCACTTAGAGAGAGGGCTGCTACCCGGGAAAGGACGGTGGAAAATTCCAGCAGTTCAAGGGTTTTCTCAGTCATGGGAGGGTTCCGACATTTCATCTCGGATGCGAAGAAAACTTTCATACCTGTCCTCATGGATCACCCCGGCATGAACCGCCTCCATGATCTTGCAGCCCGGCTCGCTCACATGGGAGCAGGAATGGCCATAACTGCATCGCCCGGCCAGGGGGGCAAATTCCCGCAGATAGAGGATCAGGGAGGCGCTATCTATCCCGTGGGGGATAAAGCGGCGTATTCCCGGGGTATCGATGATACGGGTGGTTTCCCCTTCCCCGGGAATCTCCTCCAGGAAAGACATGGTTGTGGTATGGTTGCCCCGGTCAAATTTTTCGTTGATCGCTCCCACCCGGATATTCCGCCCGGGAACCAGGGCATTGATCAGGCTGGACTTCCCTACCCCGCTCTGCCCCAGCATCGCAGAAATACGGTTCCTAACCAGTCGGCGGAATTTGTCCATTCCTTCTCCGGTCTTGGCAGATATGCGCAGGACCTTGTAACCGATACGGGTGAAATCTTCCAGCCGTTCTTCCACATCAAGATCATCCTCGGACAGGTCGTATTTGTTGCAGATGATCACTGCGGGGATATTGGCGATTTCCCCCTGAAGCAGGGCCCGGTCCAGGAACCGGGGCCGGAAAGGCGGGGAGACCGGGGTGGTGACGCAGAGCACCTGATCCACATTGGCCGCAAGCAACTGGGGCGACTGGCCCTTTTGGTTAAACCGGGTCAAAAGGTTACGCCGTTTCTCAAGGCTCAAGATGAGCCCTGTACCATCCTGGGCAAGATCGCTTTCAAAAATCACCCGATCCCCCGGGGCCAGGGGGTTATAGAAACCCTCAACCCCTTTCAATATCTTGCCCTTGAGGTGACACTCAAATTCGGCGCCCCCTTCATCGCTCTTTACAGTGAAGATATTCCGGGAACCCCGAATCACCAGCCCCGTCATGGACGCCCCCCCTGATCGGGACCACTTGCAATACCGACTTTAGTCGGCAAGTTCCCCGCGCATTTTGCAACGAAGTTCCCCGCGCAAAGGGTCAGGCCGAAGGCTTGCGCCCGTTCTTCCCAGACCGGCTCAAGCGGCTCAAGGCCGGTAACCAGCAGTAAAGCTGCCGGGCCTTCGGCTGCCGAAGTTTCCGCTGTCACACCAGCTCGCAATCCCCCCTGATCCAACAGGGCCTCTGCCCGGCGGGAAACCCCTGCAATGGAATCGTGGATGGAAAGCTCCCCTTTGGCCAGGGCCTTAAAATCATCCAAAAGAAAAAGGAAGTGGGTACAGCCCAGGACTATAGCGTCAGCCCCTGCCCGGCGGAATTCTTCGATGTAAGGAGAGGCTATACTCCGGCGCTCCTCTTCCCCGGCAAGGGCATACCGGTGTTCCACAAAGTCTACCAGGTCCGGAGCGGCAAGGGCAGTGACCGCGCAGTCCGGCCCGAACCGGGCTGCCAGTTCCGCGATATAGGGATCCCTGATGGTCCTGTCAGTCCCCAGCACCCCGATATGCCGGCGCTTGCTGGCAAGGACCGCAGGTTTCACCGCCGGCACGGTACCCACCAGGGGCAGATCGGGAAAGGTTTCCCGAAGTGAAGCCAGGGCTGACACCGTGGCGGTATTGCAGGCAATCACTCCCAGCTTGGGGTTAAACTGCCCCCGAAGCCGTGCCACAAGGCTGCTTAACAGGGCGATCAACTCTTCCCGTTCCCGGCGCCCGTAGGGAAAATGTTCCCGGTCCGCACAGTAGACCAGAGCTTCATGAGGATTGTGGTGGTGAAAATGTTGGCAGTAGGGAAGGCCCCCGATACCGGAGTCCAAAAAAAGTATAGGTCTATTATCCATATTTTCTAGGGTTTAAAAAGATTGTCAAAGGCCGATTTTGCGGAAACAGCCTTTTCCCGAGGCCCTGCCTCGCCCGGTGTGGGGGAACGGAACCGGGCATTAAGGGAAAACCAGTCGCAAAAATTACCCCTGTCCTTTTCCGCCGGTGGTTCGGCATTGGGTTCCGAACAGTCCCCCCGTGCGCCGGGCAGGAAAAACCGGCAATGCCGGCAAACCCGGAGATCCTTGCCGCATTCGGGGCAGCGCAGGGAACGGCCCAGGGGATTGGGGTCCAATATTGGGGAACCACAGTACCAACACATGGGGTAATCATACTGCGGTGGGGGAATTCTGGCAAGGGCGGGGGGAATAAGAATCGCTAAACAATACCTGGCGCCTACCCCTACCCCATACCCCAAAAGGGTGCTATACTAACCTCATGTTTACCCTAATCCCCTGCGCCGCCGGCTGCGGCAGAAACGCTATTACCGGTTCTTCGGTTTGTTCAGTCCATGCGGCGGATCCCAAAAAGGAAGGGCGGCGTATCGCGGAGTACATTACCCAACGGGAGGTTATCAAAAACCTCAACGCCTCGGGTTTATATTTTGAAAACGACGATTTTTCCCACCGGCATTACTATGGCTGTGATTTTATCGGCGCATCCTTTTTTCATTGTACCTTTGTGGACACCTTTATGCGGATGAGTTTCTTTGATTCTGCCCAGTTCCAGGATTGCGACTTTTCAAAAAGCGATCTACAGTTTCTGTCCTTTGGGGGGTCCTCTATTCTGAACTGTACCTTTACAGGCTCCGAACTGGTGCATGTCAATTTTGGGGGAGCCGGCATCTCAGAATGCCGTTTCAATAATTCTAATCTTTACAACAGCCGTTTCATTAATGCTGATATGAACTGTTCCGACTTTATCGATTGCAACATAAAAAAAACCTATTTTATACAGGCCCGTCAGGAAGGTATCTCCTTTAAATCATCCAATACGGCTGAGGCAATCTTTGAATACGGCGAAGAGGACTAGGTGAAACTTTTTTTTCATTATTGCAGTTTTGGTTTCAGTAATTGTTATGTCCTGGGGACCGACTACGGCTGCGAGGACCTTCAGACGTCTATGTTCGCAGGGGAAACACCATCTCACCGCGAGGCGGCGACTCCTAGGGAGTCGGCGACTCCTAGGGAGGCGGCGCCTCCCAGGGAGGCGATCATCATCGATCCCGGTAATATGGACAAGACAATCCTTGATTTTATCGAGCAGAATAACTACAAGCTCTCAGGGGTGCTGGTAACCCACGATCACCTGAATCATGTCCACGGGCTGCGGACCCTCAAACATATCTACGATGTGGAAATATACGCGGTGAACCACATCATTCTGGATAATAAAACTACCATGGTAAAGGACGGTGATACCTTCAACATAGGCTCTTTTCATGTGGAGGTGATTTCCGTACCCGGCCATTCATCGGATTCAGCGGTATATAAAATAAACCACATGCTCTTTACCGGAGACGCCCTCAATGCGGGTATGCTGGGGACTACCGCAAGTTCCTACGGCGCAGAAGTCCAGATGACCGCCATACGGAGCAAGATATTTTCCCTTCCGGGAAATTATGTGGTTCTCCCCGGCCATGGCCCGCCTTCTACCCTGGAAACGGAACGGCGATTCAATGCGGGGATACAGATCTTTGAACAGCACAAGAAAAGGCGCCCAAGCTTTGATGTAGAAACCTGGGAGGATTAGGGGGCCTTACGGACGCTCACCTGCCAAACCCTGCCTGCGGCCAGATTCCAGCGGCGGTTTACATAGGATGAAAAGGCGTTGGCCTCGGCGGTAAAGGCTGCGGCCAGTTCAGGCCAGTTTCCAGCAGCTTCGTCCTTTGGGGGAAGCACTGTTCGCCGCCAGGAACTTTCGTCGATACGCCCTGCCAGGGTTTCTCCGAAATACACCCCGGCCCGGGACGAAGGCTGCTGCAGAATATGGGCCATAAATTCATTTACCATCAGGTACTGATCCTTCAAGTCGTAGTGTTGATAATCAAAATAGGAAAGGATAAAGTTCTTTGCAAGGCGGGGCAGGGTTTCCCAGCGCCGGCTGCTGAAGGCGCGGAATTCCTCGTCAATGAAGAAAATACCGTGGAACCCCTCATGGGCCATGAACATGCTGCGCAGATAATCCGCCGATTCCCGGGAAATGGAAATGATAGCCCCCTGCCCCGCCGCGTAAGCCCCGGCGCCTGTACGGACCAGGATGCCCGCAGCTTCCAGGATAGCCCCCAGTTCCCGCTCCTCGCTGAGCAGGGGAAAATTCTGAGCCCTGGCAGCCTCAAAAAAATGGGCCAGATCCTCAGCGCGGTAATCATGGGCATTCCAGCCATGGAGTTCCGCGATCTCCTCATCCGGCGCAAGCCGCCCCCGGAACCCCGCCTTTTCTGTAAAGAAGGCCAGCCGTTTAAGCAGCCGGTCCTGGATAGCGTAATCCGCAGTATCGAATATCAATATTGAAGGGAACCGTTCCCAGCGGAAAACCTCAAAACGCCGATCCCGCCAGGCTTCCTGGTTTATGCCCAGGATCAAGCCCGGGTCGGCCGGCGCCGGTTCCAAAGGGAAAGGCCGCACCGGAGCGGCATCCAGGACCAGGGAAAGCGGGGCGCCTGAAATACCCAGGGGGAAAGTTTCCAAGGGAAACGCCCCCGGGGGAAGGGTGATCTCTCTCGGCCTGACAGACCATTCATACCGTACCGGTCCCGCCTGGACAAACACCTTCTCCCCTGCCGGTACATCCCCAAAGGCCGCCTGTAATGCTATAGCCCCGGCAAAACGGAAGGCCACCGGAATATCAATAACCAGGGCATTGTCCCGGGAAAACACAAATGGTGTGGCTTTTAGAACAGGGGGCCCGGACTTGTCCTGCTCAAGGGTAAAGCCGTACCAGCGCTTTATAATACCCAGTGAGTCAAGCTGAAACTGAACATCGATCCCGGAAGTGCCGGTTTTCTCCAGCCTAAGCCCCAGGGTACGGAGAGGCTCCGCAGGCAAGGGCACACTGTAACGGATCCTGCGCGGACGGGTTTCAATACCCAGGAAGGATGCGTCCCGGGGGAGTTCCCAGGCGGCGTTTCCGTTTAGCTCCAGCACAAGCTGGTAAGATACCGGATTCCCGGTTGGAACCATGCCCCCCTCCCCCAGGCCGGCAAAATGGTATTCCAGCTCCAGGGAACTATTCCCCCCTATGGCTGCCGGTACCGCGAGGGAGTAACTTAGGTTTTTTGGTTTATCCGGAGAAATAAGGCCGGAGACTGATTCTTTGGAAAGGGCATAGAATTCCTGTGCGGACCCGGGGACATCAGAAATGCCATAAAAGGGTATGGCTGCCGGCTCTTTATAGGAGCAGGAGGCCAATACCGGAAGCAACAGGATTAGTATGCGCAGCTTTTCTGAAAGGGTTTTAAAATACATTGCCCCTGGCCTTAAAGGGCAATAATTCCCCGGGCCATAAGCTGGGCAAGGGAATATTTCCGTTCCATGGTTGTATCACCTTCACTGCGGAGAAAGGTTTCAAGCTGAGCGGAAAAGGATTCGGGCAGGATGGGCAATTCGCGAATCTGCTTATCATAGGCCCGGTGAGAAGGCTCAAAACGATGGTTGATGCAAAACAGAGTGACACAGGCGGCTTTGATAAAACCGGCGGAAGAGATGAGATAATAAAAATCATCATTCTGGAACAGCGCCGCCCCAAGGTCGCTTAAAAAATGTTCCATCTTGGACTGGTGAATATCCCGCATGGCTTCCCAAAAGGATATGTCCAGGTTGTGAAGCCGCTCCCGGATTTTTTCGATCCAAGCGGTACGGTGGAAGAGTATTTCCCCGTAAGCCAGCCGGTAATACCCGTAGGTGCCTGAATCTTTGATAAGCCAGAGCTGATCCAGCTTGATATCCGCGATGTTTACCAGTTCATCGATCTTCCCGGTCTCCTTATATTCAATCCGCACCGGTATATCCCCGATGAGAAACCGGTCCTTCTTCCCCTGGTTTGAAGTTTCAAAGGCAGCCACATCATCTCCGTAGAGACCGCAACGTTCATCCGGTCCGGGCAAGGCGCCAAAATAAAACACGTCAAGGATCAGGGCAAAATAAGGGTCCAGAGTATCCGGCAGGGCAGCCTCATTGAGGGAAACACATTCAACCCCGCTCCATTTAGAAAGGACCTGGACAAATCGGTCCACCAACTGTTTAGTCTTATATTTCATTGCAATTCCCTTTATAATGAGTATAACACGGGAAGCTGAGAAAAAAGAAGGGGACAAACGAAAGAAAGCTTATGAAAAAGCAAAATACAGGAGGCGACGGCTCCCTGAAGACGCCCCTCCGTTTTGTGGTCCTCATCCCCCACCGGGATTTAGCCGGCCCCTTGGGCACCCATAGCGGCAGCCTTTTTGCGGCGGGCATGGCCGGGGCCTTTTCCTTCCCCAACCTTGCCCCCTTAGCCCTGGTTTCCCGGCCCTTTTCCCGGCCGGAACTCCGCTCCCTTGCACTGGATATCCGAAAGTCCATCACCGGAACCGCCCTGGACGGTGATGGAAAAATCAACCCGGGACCGCCGGTACTACAGCCCTGCCCGGGCTTCCACTCTTTCTACGGCCTGTCATTGGATATTCCCCCGTCGCCCTTGCCTTATCCGGGAGTGCTCTACCCCTTCCCCGCCCTTGCCCTCTGCCTTGCCCTGATCGAAGCGGGGACCGAGGCTGCTCTGGAAAATGCCAAGGCAGTACACACAAACCTTACCGGTTTCAGAGCGGCCATGGTTGCCAATTTGAGCATAAAGCCCCTGTCTGACGGCGGTACAGGCAGGGGCGGCGGGGAACCGAATTATTCCTTTACCTGGCGTATCGGGCCTCCCTGCTGGCTCCCCTCGCCGCGCTACTTGCAACGAAATTCCCCGCGCAACTTTAGCCCCCGGAACCAACAGGAGGAACCCTGATGGCCGAATGTTTCCGCATTGCCGGGGAACTGCTTCTCCTGGATATCAAGGCCGTACCGGGCTCCTCAAAGTCCCAAATCGCCGGGCTCAGCGAAGGCCGGCTGCGGATCAAAATTGCCGCCTCTCCCGAAGACGGCAAAGCTAACACTGAACTCCGGGCCTTCCTGGCCAAACTCCTGGGCTGCCCCCGGAAAGACATCACCCTGGTCGCCGGGGAAAAGTCCCGGCTTAAAACTGCGGCCCTGCCTTTGGGGGTGAAGGAAAAACTGGATGAAATTGTGAAAGAAGTGAGAAAGTAGAAATGAGGAGCCATGGCTCGCAATTTGCTTTATTGGAGATAAACCATTATATTTTAAGTATGACAACAACCATACAACAAACGATTAACATCCCTGTAGACCGGCGGGTCCATTTAAATCTAGATATGGATATTTTCGTTGATCTCCCTACAGGAACGGCAAAGCTAGAAATCCATGTTACCCCAAAAAATGAAAAAACTACCTTCCATCCCAAAGAAACTTTCAAACGTCTCCATGGAGGCATTAAAAACAGCCCGCATTTTGGCCGCAATGGGGTTGAGATAGTGTACGATCCCCTGTGATGCAACTTTACTCCTAAATTTCGTATTCGTGTTGAGGGGTTTAATACCCAAGAACCCGTTTACACAGGGGAGCTTTAGGGCGTTTAAAGGGGTATTAAACCCCGAATACAAATACCTTATGAGAACAACAACCTCGCCCTTTAGGGCGGGGTTGTTGATAATTAGCTGTTTTCTCAGAACCCACGGTTGATTTGCCGAGCAATTTTTTATTGGGAACGAAGAAATTGCGGAGCGGACACAGGTATGCATAGCCGCTGCCGAGGGCTTGGATAATCCGCTCTTCGTTGGTATACTCATGGATACCCTCATTTTGACCTCCGTCCCGCTCTCTGACAGTATTGTCTGTTATTTTTGGATATCTTTTTCAATGAGACACTGCGCATACTTGACATTATAAAAATTAAACAATAATATAAAAGAAGAAATTTTGTTCCATAAGAGGACTAGGCAAAGGGAGGTTTTTATGTATAATTGTAACCAACAATTACTAAAAAAGTTTGCAAAAAAATTACCTCGACCAATTAAGAGAATTATTCATAGTATTCTTGATACTCTTAAGAATATTTCAAAAAATATTTCAAAATGTATACAGACTAAAAAACGTAAACAAGAATTATATTCTGATTTAAAAATATTTAAACAGCAAAAAGAAGAAATAAATGATCAGGATTTTATATTCGGGCATTTATGGCCTTGCCTGGATGATAAGTATGCTAATAATGGTTCTGCAAAAGGCGATTATTTTCATCAAGATTTACTTGTTGCACGGCGTATTTATGAGAATAAACCTGAAAAACATATTGATGTTGGTTCCGCCATTGGTAGTTTTGTTGCTCATGTTGCAAGTTTTAGAGAAATATCAGTAATAGATATTCGTCCATCAATAGGAAGGACGCATAATATAACATTTATTCAGCAGGATTTTATGGCTGAATTAGATAAAAATATGCTGGATGCCTGTGATTCATTGTCATGTTTACATGCGATAGAACATTTTGGCTTAGGACGATATGGTGATCCGGTAAATTTCAATGGGCATATTCTTGGGATCAATAATTTATATCGTGTTTTAAAAAAAGGGGGGAAGCTATATTTCTCAGCACCAATAGGAACACCACAACGGATAGAGTTTCATGCACATAGAATATTTTCACCACAATATTTGGTAAAAATATTTAGTGATAAATATAAAATAGATCACTTTTCATATGTTGATGGATTAGGTGATTTACATGAAAATGTTGAATTAAATAAATTTCTTGATGATTATACTGACAACTATGGATGTGGAATATTTGAGATGGTAAAACTGTAAAAGTACGGGCCCAGCGCATAACAACGGTTCACGTTTATCCGCCAATAGGCGGCTCGGGGTTACGTTCGATTTCGCCTCCCACGCCTCACTCCACCCACATTTTTGTGGCTCGATAAAAATGTCGTAAACCTTGTATCGTTGTACGCAATTTTTTTACCACGAATTTATCGTCGTAAGCGCAATCCATGGCGCTTGGTAAGGGTCTTGTTAGCTTGCTAATGCTTGCCGTATTAGATGCAATCGTCTTTTGTGCATGATGCCGACCAAGTTTAGTAATAGACCGGGCTTTTTTATTCGTGTTGAGGGGTTTAATACCCCCCAGGACCAGGTTTGTGATGCCTTGTACCGGAGGGACAAAAAAGGTATAGTAGAAAATGTGGGAATACTTGACAGACTGGGTGATGTGATTAAAAGCTACCTCAATGATACTGGAAACCCCGCAGGGGAAAGGATCGGCCGCCGCTACGCCGATCCGGACCTGGATGAGG from Treponema primitia ZAS-2 includes:
- a CDS encoding MBL fold metallo-hydrolase yields the protein MKLFFHYCSFGFSNCYVLGTDYGCEDLQTSMFAGETPSHREAATPRESATPREAAPPREAIIIDPGNMDKTILDFIEQNNYKLSGVLVTHDHLNHVHGLRTLKHIYDVEIYAVNHIILDNKTTMVKDGDTFNIGSFHVEVISVPGHSSDSAVYKINHMLFTGDALNAGMLGTTASSYGAEVQMTAIRSKIFSLPGNYVVLPGHGPPSTLETERRFNAGIQIFEQHKKRRPSFDVETWED
- a CDS encoding DUF167 domain-containing protein encodes the protein MAECFRIAGELLLLDIKAVPGSSKSQIAGLSEGRLRIKIAASPEDGKANTELRAFLAKLLGCPRKDITLVAGEKSRLKTAALPLGVKEKLDEIVKEVRK
- a CDS encoding DUF268 domain-containing protein encodes the protein MYNCNQQLLKKFAKKLPRPIKRIIHSILDTLKNISKNISKCIQTKKRKQELYSDLKIFKQQKEEINDQDFIFGHLWPCLDDKYANNGSAKGDYFHQDLLVARRIYENKPEKHIDVGSAIGSFVAHVASFREISVIDIRPSIGRTHNITFIQQDFMAELDKNMLDACDSLSCLHAIEHFGLGRYGDPVNFNGHILGINNLYRVLKKGGKLYFSAPIGTPQRIEFHAHRIFSPQYLVKIFSDKYKIDHFSYVDGLGDLHENVELNKFLDDYTDNYGCGIFEMVKL